A region from the Mercenaria mercenaria strain notata chromosome 7, MADL_Memer_1, whole genome shotgun sequence genome encodes:
- the LOC128558745 gene encoding uncharacterized protein LOC128558745 — translation MSESGLKSVVDTKETEKVTKPVSSSNTEKILSDASANENVSLTKSTESPEKTLPASRDEKKELLARLAQLDEKQKRLQEQRELENLRKQIIEREAYIQDLEKSVNVETVTTPLKSTTSTTGTRKSSRGKSESSTINAGARPKSTSIPQTTTTNVIEVTPKNKKSRLAASLNFPADQPTDHSGTINIETLRKLPGLRKKAKKQLAELDLFSSSDSDSSTDSSDDSSDSSSSSEDEIFDSSSKSKKK, via the coding sequence ATGAGCGAATCAGGACTGAAATCAGTGGTCGACACAAAGGAAACCGAAAAAGTCACAAAACCTGTTTCGTCGTCCAATACCGAAAAAATCCTTTCGGATGCATCCGCAAATGAAAATGTGAGTCTTACAAAAAGTACGGAATCACCGGAAAAAACACTTCCGGCAAGCCGAGACGAGAAGAAAGAGTTGCTAGCTCGTCTAGCTCAGTTAGACGAAAAACAGAAAAGATTACAAGAACAGAGAGAAttagaaaatttgagaaaacagaTAATAGAAAGAGAAGCCTACATACAAGACCTAGAAAAGTCGGTAAACGTAGAAACAGTGACAACACCATTAAAATCGACTACCTCCACAACTGGCACAAGAAAATCTTCACGAGGTAAATCCGAATCATCTACAATCAATGCAGGAGCCAGACCCAAATCGACCAGCATTCCACAGACAACAACGACCAACGTTATTGAGGTGACACCCAAGAACAAAAAATCTCGATTGGCAGCATCACTGAATTTCCCAGCAGATCAACCTACAGATCATTCAGGTACGATTAACATTGAAACATTACGCAAATTACCAGGCCTAAGAAAAAAGGCAAAGAAACAATTGGCAGAACTTGATCTATTTAGTTCGTCAGATTCTGACTCTAGTACAGATTCATCAGATGATTCCTCTGATTCCTCTTCCTCTTCAGAGGATGAAATATTTGATAGTTCGAgcaaatcaaaaaagaaataa
- the LOC128558405 gene encoding leukocyte elastase inhibitor-like, producing MASSDKVLSDCINEFTVDIYKYVISEQFSGNVFMSPTSMMVVLTMLFVGARKKTEDQMTQILKLEKLDKKAVLRDMETFVNTLKKGSKSVTLSTANRLFPNTSNIILEDYISLVSEHFKAGVKSMDYTTNADGARIEINKWVERETNSKIKDLLPKGSLGSDTVMVVVNAIYFKGNWETQFEPKDTKKGTFTKLNSDKELVDMMSRHMKKVKYGENRSLACKTLELPYEGKELAMIIVLPRAHYGLPVLEKQLALENLRNLVSEIDPSTVDVSLPKFKLETSLKLKKVLSDLGMNDLFLPHANLSGMGGDLYVSEVYHKAFVDVNEEGTEATAATAAVVVTCSTKQTLLDFTADHPFLFMIWDHRLNVPLFIGRFVEPLNTAGPSFQQTKDEL from the exons ATGGCTTCCAGTGACAAGGTATTATCAGACTGTATAAACGAATTCACAGTCGATATCTACAAGTATGTCATCAGTGAACAATTTTCAG GAAATGTGTTCATGTCTCCGACCAGTATGATGGTAGTTTTGACAATGCTATTCGTTGGTGCACGCAAGAAGACTGAAGACCAGATGACGCAGATTCTGAAGCTTGAGAAACTGGATAAAAAGGCTGTACTTCGAGACATGGAGACTTTTGTCAACACTCtcaaaaagggaagtaaatctgtCACTTTAAGTACCGCTAATCGGTTGTTTCCAAATACCAGTAACATTATACTCGAAGATTATATTTCTCTTGTCTCAGAACATTTCAAGGCTGGGGTTAAGTCAATGGATTATACAACAAATGCGGATGGAGCACGTATTGAGATAAATAAATGGGTTGAAAGGGAGACTAATAGCAAAATCAAAGACTTGCTCCCTAAAGGTTCGTTGGGTTCGGACACAGTTATGGTAGTTGTAAATGCCATATATTTTAAAGGGAACTGGGAAACACAGTTTGAACCCAAAGATACGAAGAAGGGCACTTTCACAAAACTAAATTCAGACAAGGAACTGGTAGACATGATGAGCAGGCACAtgaaaaaggtaaaatatggtGAAAATAGATCGCTTGCCTGCAAAACTCTGGAGCTGCCGTACGAAGGGAAAGAACTGGCTATGATTATTGTCTTACCACGTGCTCACTATGGGTTACCTGTCCTTGAGAAACAACTCGCTCTTGAGAATTTGCGAAATCTGGTTTCTGAAATCGATCCAAGCACAGTTGACGTGTCTTTACCGAAGTTCAAACTTGAAACTTCCTTGAAGCTGAAAAAAGTTCTGTCTGATTTAGGAATGAACGATTTGTTTCTGCCTCATGCTAACCTGTCTGGAATGGGGGGAGATCTTTATGTGTCGGAGGTGTATCACAAAGCCTTTGTTGATGTCAATGAAGAGGGTACAGAAGCAACTGCCGCTACTGCCGCTGTCGTGGTGACATGCTCTACAAAGCAGACACTGCTGGATTTTACGGCGGACCATCCTTTCCTTTTTATGATTTGGGATCACAGGCTTAACGTACCTTTGTTTATTGGAAGGTTTGTGGAACCGCTTAACACCGCTGGGCCAAGCTTTCAGCAAACAAAAGATGAATTATGA